A section of the Methanococcus vannielii SB genome encodes:
- the truD gene encoding tRNA pseudouridine(13) synthase TruD: MKLRQKPEDFIVNEILEYKLVDYGNYSLYRLKKLGIENLAAISYISKNFKIPLNDIGYCGLKDRHAITTQYITIPNEYGRISLDEENLTLEYVGTIEKPLKIGELFGNSFEIVARNIDKNDFLKFAENIDTLKDGIPNYFDEQRFGSVFNGKFIIKEIINENYESAVKILLTNYTKSEKKSLKDLKRFIAKNWGNWDACIKYIEKKQITSKMFKNMIKSLKYENDFKKSFYYVDNRLKELFISAYQSYIWNECLKEILKEKLQKDDRKYIDYSCGTFLFYKNLEKDVFEDIAKIEFPTIAIDKEYEEFENRIINSVLKKERIKIADFKKITFGKLKYSKRPIISIPKNVEIGNFKSDELNIKKYKLNLKFTLNKGSYATMVVKKIFETF; the protein is encoded by the coding sequence ATGAAACTAAGACAAAAACCCGAAGACTTTATCGTAAATGAGATTTTAGAATATAAACTTGTAGATTATGGAAATTACTCCCTTTATAGGCTTAAAAAATTAGGGATAGAAAATTTAGCTGCAATTTCATATATTTCAAAGAATTTTAAGATTCCGTTAAATGATATTGGTTACTGTGGTTTAAAAGATAGACACGCAATCACAACCCAATATATAACTATTCCAAATGAATACGGCAGGATATCATTAGATGAAGAGAATTTAACTTTAGAATATGTAGGAACTATTGAAAAACCATTAAAAATAGGGGAACTTTTTGGAAATTCGTTTGAAATTGTTGCAAGGAATATCGATAAAAATGATTTTTTAAAATTTGCTGAAAATATCGACACTTTAAAGGACGGAATTCCAAATTATTTTGATGAACAGCGTTTTGGAAGTGTTTTTAATGGTAAATTTATAATAAAAGAAATTATCAATGAAAATTATGAAAGTGCAGTTAAAATACTACTTACCAATTATACAAAAAGTGAAAAAAAGTCATTAAAAGATTTAAAACGGTTCATAGCTAAAAATTGGGGGAATTGGGATGCATGCATAAAATACATTGAAAAAAAACAGATAACAAGCAAAATGTTTAAAAATATGATAAAGTCCCTTAAATATGAAAATGACTTTAAAAAATCATTTTATTACGTGGATAATCGATTAAAAGAACTTTTTATTTCCGCTTACCAGAGTTATATCTGGAATGAATGTTTAAAGGAAATTTTAAAAGAAAAACTCCAAAAAGATGACAGAAAATACATTGATTACTCTTGTGGAACATTTTTATTTTACAAAAATTTGGAAAAAGATGTTTTTGAAGATATTGCTAAAATCGAGTTTCCAACAATTGCAATTGATAAAGAATACGAGGAATTTGAAAATAGGATAATAAATTCAGTCTTAAAAAAAGAACGGATTAAAATTGCTGATTTTAAGAAGATAACCTTTGGAAAATTGAAATATTCAAAAAGGCCAATTATTTCAATCCCTAAAAATGTAGAAATAGGTAATTTTAAGTCTGACGAGCTAAATATAAAAAAATATAAACTTAATTTAAAATTTACACTTAATAAAGGAAGTTATGCAACAATGGTCGTCAAAAAAATATTTGAAACGTTTTAA
- the argH gene encoding argininosuccinate lyase — protein MNILRRGRLGSSVKEDVMKFTTSLEFDKEIFQSDILCDIAHTTMLMEQKIVSIEFGEKVIEELKKIAKVGMDSLNLDPSLDDIHMVIESELIKKLGEDVAGRMHTGRSRNDEVATDLRLSLRKKVLEIVKLLIDMEENMLSLAKEHSETITVGYTHLQQAQPVTFGHQILSHVSAVERDISRFFDAYNRINISPLGCGAMATTGFNIDRKRTMELLGFYELIENSMDGVSSRDFIVETMANISMLGTNLSKICEELILFSTAEFKTVEIADEYTSTSSIMPQKKNPDVAEIARAKLSTLNGNLITVLTIMKALPNTYNRDLQEISPHLWKSTYTIIDCIKMIDGMVSTIKVNKERMKENAEKNYATATELADTLVRECNIAFRMAHGIVGELVRTSIEEKVEIKDIILDVFKANGLHLSKEKIDSALDPYENVKLRDVIGGPAPKEVERAVLSFKNKMELHSKNLNDKMRSIEAVEENLLN, from the coding sequence ATGAATATTTTAAGACGTGGAAGACTTGGAAGTAGCGTTAAAGAAGACGTGATGAAATTTACAACTAGCCTTGAATTTGATAAAGAAATCTTTCAAAGCGATATTTTATGTGATATTGCACATACAACAATGCTTATGGAGCAAAAAATTGTTTCCATAGAGTTTGGTGAAAAAGTAATTGAAGAACTTAAAAAAATAGCTAAAGTAGGAATGGATAGCTTAAATTTAGACCCTTCTCTTGACGATATTCATATGGTAATTGAAAGTGAACTGATAAAAAAATTAGGTGAAGACGTTGCTGGAAGAATGCATACTGGAAGAAGTAGAAATGATGAAGTTGCAACAGATTTAAGACTTTCTTTAAGAAAAAAAGTTCTTGAAATAGTAAAACTCTTAATAGACATGGAAGAAAATATGCTCTCCCTTGCAAAAGAACATAGCGAAACTATAACTGTTGGATATACCCATTTGCAGCAGGCACAGCCTGTTACCTTTGGACATCAAATTTTAAGCCACGTTTCAGCAGTTGAAAGAGATATTTCAAGATTTTTTGATGCATATAACAGGATTAACATCTCCCCGTTAGGTTGCGGTGCAATGGCCACAACAGGATTTAATATCGATAGAAAAAGAACTATGGAACTTTTAGGATTTTACGAATTAATCGAAAATTCAATGGATGGAGTATCTTCAAGAGACTTTATTGTAGAAACAATGGCAAATATTTCAATGCTTGGAACAAACCTCTCAAAAATCTGTGAAGAACTCATTTTATTCTCTACTGCAGAATTTAAGACCGTTGAAATTGCAGATGAATACACGTCCACGTCTTCGATAATGCCCCAAAAGAAAAATCCGGATGTAGCAGAAATTGCCCGTGCAAAGCTCTCAACACTAAATGGCAATCTTATAACTGTTTTAACAATTATGAAAGCCCTTCCAAATACATATAATCGAGATTTGCAAGAAATATCGCCACATCTTTGGAAAAGCACCTATACCATAATAGACTGTATTAAAATGATTGATGGAATGGTTTCAACTATTAAAGTAAATAAAGAAAGAATGAAAGAAAATGCAGAAAAAAATTATGCTACCGCAACAGAACTTGCAGATACCCTTGTAAGGGAATGTAATATTGCATTTAGAATGGCTCATGGGATCGTTGGGGAACTTGTAAGGACTTCGATTGAAGAAAAAGTTGAAATTAAAGATATAATTTTAGATGTCTTTAAGGCCAATGGGCTTCATTTATCAAAGGAAAAAATAGACTCTGCACTAGACCCTTATGAAAACGTAAAATTAAGAGATGTAATTGGGGGTCCAGCTCCAAAAGAAGTAGAAAGAGCAGTTTTATCATTTAAAAACAAAATGGAGTTACATTCAAAAAATTTAAACGATAAAATGCGTTCAATTGAAGCAGTTGAGGAAAATTTGCTAAATTGA
- a CDS encoding CoA-binding protein, whose protein sequence is MKITAKSTKSQLLNSKMIEKIIKTSKNVAIIGISKNKDKPSYFVSKYLKDAGFNIYLINPKYFGEKILGKTVYKDLLDIGDNIDIVTVFISPEKTFDVLKNIGDKKPVIWFQPGTSFESTVDYLLKNNFNVVLERCMMSEYQKFL, encoded by the coding sequence ATGAAGATTACAGCTAAATCTACCAAAAGTCAGTTATTAAATAGTAAAATGATTGAAAAAATCATTAAAACTTCAAAAAACGTTGCAATCATAGGAATTTCTAAAAATAAGGATAAACCAAGTTATTTCGTTTCAAAATATTTAAAAGATGCGGGATTTAATATATACCTTATAAATCCCAAATATTTTGGGGAAAAAATACTTGGAAAGACAGTTTATAAAGATTTATTAGATATAGGCGATAATATTGATATTGTTACAGTATTTATAAGTCCTGAAAAAACTTTCGATGTTTTAAAAAATATTGGCGATAAAAAGCCCGTAATATGGTTTCAGCCAGGAACTTCGTTTGAGTCTACAGTAGATTATCTTTTAAAAAATAATTTTAACGTAGTGCTTGAACGGTGCATGATGTCTGAATATCAAAAATTTTTATAG
- a CDS encoding AIM24 family protein — protein MNNLKTIDMLENDSIKVEIVTHESLSGSKTGRGAKTIYYQEKAGIKLKNVKITLKGGSVAIEAGALYFMKGNIEVKSAVGKGFMKNLGTSLLSGEKLFKPEYTGTGEIWLEPSFGHYAIVELEDDEIIVDKGLFYACQNTLEVSAVSQKNISSALFGGEGLFQTRIKGSGIAVLSIPVPQNELIIYKLEDDTLSVDGNFAILRKGKIDFTVKPISKGLGTMASGEGLVQTFKGTGEVWLAPTQIVYELLDMGYPLSSISGAGSSNTKTK, from the coding sequence ATGAACAATCTAAAAACCATAGATATGCTCGAAAATGATTCTATTAAAGTTGAAATTGTAACACATGAGAGTCTTAGCGGTTCAAAAACGGGACGGGGTGCCAAAACAATTTATTATCAGGAAAAAGCAGGAATAAAATTAAAAAATGTGAAGATAACTTTAAAAGGTGGTTCAGTAGCAATCGAAGCAGGCGCCCTTTACTTTATGAAAGGAAATATTGAAGTTAAAAGCGCAGTTGGAAAAGGATTCATGAAAAACCTTGGAACCAGCCTTCTTAGCGGTGAAAAACTCTTTAAACCAGAATATACTGGAACCGGAGAGATATGGCTTGAACCCTCTTTTGGCCACTATGCAATAGTTGAATTAGAGGATGATGAAATTATAGTTGACAAGGGTTTATTTTATGCATGTCAAAACACCCTTGAAGTTTCGGCAGTATCTCAAAAAAACATATCTTCAGCACTTTTTGGTGGTGAAGGGCTTTTCCAAACAAGAATTAAAGGTTCAGGAATAGCTGTTCTTTCAATCCCCGTTCCACAAAATGAATTGATAATCTATAAGTTGGAGGATGACACTTTAAGTGTAGATGGAAATTTTGCAATACTTAGAAAAGGAAAAATTGATTTTACCGTAAAACCTATCTCTAAAGGTTTAGGAACAATGGCTTCAGGTGAGGGACTGGTTCAAACATTTAAGGGAACCGGAGAAGTATGGCTTGCACCAACCCAGATAGTATACGAATTACTTGATATGGGATACCCTTTAAGTTCAATAAGTGGAGCTGGAAGTTCTAACACGAAAACAAAATAA
- a CDS encoding DNA-directed DNA polymerase II small subunit, which yields MITKFLDIEIILSPESYERMNELDKNDFSELFNKVVEFKKKKDEFLLLDSHFLDIFLGNNLKYILETYGNFDFLAYYTSGDFLKLENNTKFDTNDYEVNNIENNNLGASKKENVKTEMVIYDRDFDSELEVLTVPINENLLKLQEERKKRIFEIKRLKEGINTRIKYIAKDIEPQIHIYDEYDVTGKSTCEGSLDDFVKYFKDRFNTIKKIIESKLQKKAYPLNQLSRRKKETGVFIAGIVSDINSTKNGHKIVEIEDENTTFRVLLMKDKIDKGDVPNDILLDEVIAFEGTLNDKGDVMFVDKAFRPDITPKNPPKSSEEKLFTAFLSDVHIGSHEFMAKTFGKFIKFLNGDVSSGLEEKIVSRLKYISIAGDLVDGVGIYPGQEYDLYDVDIISQYKEFAAYLEQIPEHIKIIVSPGNHDALRPAEPQPAFDESITDLFPKENINFIGNPGLVNIHGLDLLLYHGRSFDDVIGQISSAQYTDPPSIMRELLKRRHLCPTYGGRCPIAPEHIDYLAIHKEPDIFHTGHIHINGYGNYRGVTMVNSGTFQEQTDFQKKMGIRPTPGIVPILDLSKTKDHVIEWNNGKIVVVNQY from the coding sequence ATGATAACTAAATTTCTAGATATTGAGATTATATTATCCCCTGAATCGTATGAACGGATGAATGAACTTGATAAAAACGATTTTTCAGAATTATTTAATAAAGTAGTAGAATTTAAGAAGAAAAAAGATGAATTTTTACTTTTAGACTCTCATTTTTTAGATATTTTTTTAGGGAATAATCTAAAGTATATTTTAGAAACTTATGGAAACTTTGATTTTTTAGCTTACTATACATCAGGCGATTTTTTAAAATTGGAGAATAATACTAAGTTTGACACTAACGATTATGAAGTAAATAATATTGAAAACAACAACTTAGGGGCATCTAAAAAAGAAAACGTTAAAACTGAAATGGTTATTTACGACAGGGATTTTGATAGTGAACTAGAAGTTTTAACTGTTCCAATTAATGAAAATTTGCTAAAACTACAAGAAGAGCGTAAAAAAAGGATTTTTGAAATTAAAAGACTGAAAGAAGGCATAAATACTCGAATAAAGTATATTGCAAAGGATATTGAACCCCAAATTCATATTTACGATGAATATGATGTTACCGGAAAATCCACGTGTGAAGGGTCGCTTGATGATTTTGTAAAATATTTTAAAGACCGGTTTAATACTATAAAAAAAATAATAGAGTCAAAATTACAAAAAAAAGCATACCCTTTAAATCAACTTTCAAGGCGTAAAAAAGAAACAGGGGTATTTATTGCAGGAATAGTTTCAGATATAAATTCTACGAAAAATGGCCACAAGATTGTCGAGATAGAAGATGAAAACACGACTTTTAGGGTACTTTTAATGAAGGATAAAATTGATAAAGGCGATGTTCCAAACGATATTCTTTTAGATGAGGTAATCGCATTTGAAGGAACCCTAAACGATAAAGGCGATGTAATGTTTGTCGATAAAGCATTTAGGCCCGATATTACTCCAAAAAATCCTCCCAAATCTTCTGAAGAAAAGTTATTTACTGCATTTTTATCCGATGTTCACATTGGAAGCCATGAATTTATGGCTAAAACATTTGGAAAGTTTATAAAATTTTTAAATGGCGATGTTTCTTCAGGTCTTGAAGAAAAAATAGTCAGCAGATTAAAATATATTTCAATTGCAGGGGATCTTGTAGATGGCGTTGGAATTTACCCTGGCCAAGAATACGATCTTTACGACGTTGATATTATTTCACAATATAAAGAATTTGCAGCTTATTTAGAACAGATTCCAGAACATATAAAAATAATAGTATCTCCTGGAAATCACGATGCTTTAAGGCCTGCAGAGCCTCAACCGGCATTTGATGAGTCAATAACTGACCTTTTTCCAAAAGAAAATATTAATTTTATTGGAAACCCAGGATTAGTAAATATTCACGGGCTTGATTTATTACTGTACCACGGTAGAAGTTTTGATGATGTAATTGGCCAGATTTCATCGGCCCAATATACTGACCCACCGTCAATAATGCGAGAACTTTTGAAACGAAGGCATTTATGCCCAACATATGGTGGAAGATGTCCGATAGCTCCGGAACATATTGATTACCTTGCAATACATAAAGAACCAGATATATTCCATACTGGCCACATTCATATAAATGGATATGGGAATTATCGAGGGGTTACAATGGTAAATAGCGGTACGTTTCAAGAACAAACTGATTTTCAGAAAAAAATGGGAATCCGGCCGACTCCCGGAATTGTGCCAATATTGGACCTTTCAAAAACAAAAGATCATGTCATAGAATGGAATAATGGAAAAATCGTAGTGGTAAACCAATATTAA
- a CDS encoding geranylgeranylglyceryl/heptaprenylglyceryl phosphate synthase: protein MDLKIGKIETELNNILKKEGALYFVLIDPDEKNYAEVAEKVKDYADAIIIGGSIGITNLDEVTKNIKKITNLPVILFPGNVDGVTKEADAVLFMSLMNSKNTYWNMTAPTLGALTIKKYGLEAIPMAYLGIEPISKTAVGFVGEVNEIPQKKPEIASIYCLSASYFGMRWAYLEAGSGAEFPVSNEMILISKKLSGINLIVGGGIRSPDVAYEKVISGADVIVTGTLTEKNPDAVKEMKEAIKRAGKDKLKNKN, encoded by the coding sequence ATGGATCTAAAAATAGGAAAAATTGAAACTGAATTAAACAATATACTAAAAAAAGAAGGGGCATTATACTTTGTTTTAATTGACCCTGATGAAAAAAATTACGCTGAAGTTGCAGAAAAAGTAAAAGATTATGCCGATGCAATAATAATTGGTGGGAGTATCGGGATTACAAATCTTGATGAAGTTACAAAAAACATTAAAAAAATTACTAATCTTCCAGTAATACTGTTTCCAGGAAACGTTGATGGAGTTACTAAAGAAGCAGATGCTGTTTTATTCATGTCTTTGATGAATTCAAAAAATACATACTGGAATATGACTGCACCAACATTAGGGGCACTTACGATTAAAAAATACGGTCTTGAAGCAATTCCGATGGCATATTTAGGAATAGAGCCGATAAGTAAAACTGCAGTTGGATTTGTTGGAGAAGTTAATGAAATTCCACAAAAAAAGCCAGAAATTGCAAGCATATACTGTCTCTCTGCATCTTACTTTGGAATGAGATGGGCATATTTAGAAGCAGGTAGCGGTGCAGAGTTTCCCGTAAGTAACGAAATGATTTTAATCTCAAAAAAGTTAAGCGGGATAAACTTAATAGTTGGAGGAGGCATTAGGTCTCCAGATGTCGCATATGAAAAGGTAATAAGTGGCGCAGATGTAATTGTAACAGGTACACTTACTGAAAAAAATCCAGATGCTGTAAAAGAAATGAAAGAAGCGATAAAAAGAGCTGGAAAAGATAAATTAAAAAATAAAAATTAA
- a CDS encoding 3-dehydroquinate synthase II, whose protein sequence is MKFGWIMSSSSDIEERKDTVKDSLESSIPAIIVKKDEISTVRELGSIEIISDSLDADIVLVTKKDDLDILKSAKDSGKKTCVYITIETKEDEIYATKVSRLDFVDYIILEGKDWTIIPLENIIADLFNEDIKIVSLVNNVNDAKAAYEILEKGVDGVVLVPKDINEVKEFSKLIDSMNFENVALDYAVIKKIEPVGSGDRVCIDTCSIMEIGEGMLIGSYSRGMFLVHSESVENPYVATRPFRVNAGPVHAYILCPENKTKYLSDLKAGDKVLIVNKDGKTRETVIGRIKIEKRPLFLVEAEYNGEILRTILQNAETIRLVSDEGKPISVVDLKEGLKVLIKPDENARHFGMAINESIIEK, encoded by the coding sequence ATGAAATTTGGATGGATAATGTCAAGTTCCTCTGACATTGAAGAAAGAAAAGATACAGTTAAAGATTCTCTTGAAAGTTCAATTCCTGCAATTATTGTTAAAAAAGATGAAATTAGTACAGTAAGGGAATTAGGAAGCATTGAAATAATTTCAGATAGTTTAGATGCGGATATTGTTTTAGTGACTAAAAAAGATGATTTAGATATTTTAAAATCTGCAAAAGATTCTGGAAAAAAAACTTGCGTATATATTACAATTGAAACAAAAGAAGATGAAATTTACGCAACTAAAGTAAGCAGACTTGATTTTGTAGATTACATAATTTTAGAAGGTAAAGACTGGACAATTATTCCTCTTGAAAATATTATTGCCGACTTATTTAATGAAGATATAAAAATTGTATCTTTAGTAAATAATGTAAATGATGCAAAAGCTGCTTACGAAATTTTAGAAAAGGGCGTTGATGGAGTAGTGCTTGTACCAAAAGATATCAATGAAGTAAAAGAATTTTCAAAATTAATAGATAGTATGAATTTTGAAAATGTAGCTCTTGATTATGCGGTAATTAAAAAAATTGAACCAGTTGGAAGTGGCGATCGGGTTTGTATTGACACCTGTTCAATTATGGAAATCGGGGAAGGCATGTTAATTGGGTCATATTCAAGGGGCATGTTTTTAGTACATTCCGAGTCCGTTGAAAACCCTTACGTTGCAACAAGGCCGTTTAGGGTAAATGCAGGCCCTGTTCATGCGTATATATTATGCCCTGAAAATAAAACTAAATATTTAAGTGATTTAAAAGCCGGAGATAAAGTACTTATTGTTAATAAAGATGGAAAAACAAGGGAAACTGTTATCGGGCGCATAAAAATAGAAAAAAGGCCCCTATTTTTAGTTGAAGCAGAATACAATGGAGAAATATTAAGAACTATTCTTCAAAATGCTGAAACTATAAGACTTGTTTCTGATGAAGGAAAGCCCATTTCAGTTGTTGATTTAAAAGAAGGATTAAAAGTTTTGATAAAACCTGATGAAAATGCTAGGCATTTTGGAATGGCGATAAATGAATCAATTATTGAAAAATAA
- a CDS encoding DUF2254 family protein: MLTKICKDCFMLMDYYFSKEWFQLLLIGTASLILAWHSLPYFSWDVGFDENLKYILSTLPQTQGAIVGIVASISIVAIQMVSQQYSTRITHLLLNKTYWGLIIVYIISMSYEILLLGFMPTARIPVYIWGVEVPYYILIWILFFLIYFDFLILLPYTKNTINSLKPENVIENLIQSIKRDEINNYRSIDSENIDYRSARKIPKNTLRTVYYIIDRSLKANHYLTARNGLILLGSNYVPLSNNGKSKNKFFFENYIENIENLGISAYGAPFSISREAIISLEKIFKYELERNTDLSLRALLGIKKIGLLYAQEFELKIDNVDERKMLLTAFNRLQNILEYLLLRFKNCEKVSLEKLEAWIEIYFEILRINEQILFKLHSKRILNSKDAEILIMESLNSFSNPFVRFILVFNNDEVIKKMLLKTLETLKSYFKLVLELKNENIGDFSEYFLKLTAVYGKLLDEFYEKSNYSIIHIIISDMVEITENSNGYCTFNNLFENYKFKNESDVQKAEYFKELKKRYILNLSKNTE, encoded by the coding sequence ATGCTAACAAAGATATGTAAGGATTGTTTCATGCTAATGGATTACTATTTTTCAAAAGAATGGTTTCAATTACTGTTAATTGGTACCGCATCTTTAATTTTAGCATGGCATTCTCTTCCTTATTTCTCATGGGATGTTGGTTTTGACGAAAACTTAAAGTATATTTTAAGCACACTACCTCAAACCCAAGGTGCAATTGTTGGAATTGTAGCTTCAATTTCAATCGTTGCAATTCAAATGGTAAGCCAACAGTATTCAACTAGAATTACTCATTTACTACTTAATAAGACTTATTGGGGGCTTATAATTGTATATATAATTTCAATGAGCTACGAAATATTACTTCTTGGATTCATGCCTACAGCAAGGATTCCAGTTTATATTTGGGGTGTCGAGGTTCCTTATTACATTTTGATCTGGATTTTGTTTTTTTTAATCTATTTTGACTTTTTAATACTCCTCCCCTATACTAAAAACACAATAAATAGTTTGAAACCTGAAAATGTTATAGAAAACCTTATACAATCAATAAAAAGAGATGAAATAAATAATTATCGTTCAATTGACTCTGAAAATATTGATTATCGGTCTGCAAGGAAAATACCTAAAAATACCCTTAGAACTGTTTATTACATAATAGACCGTAGTTTAAAGGCTAATCATTATTTAACTGCAAGAAACGGGCTAATTTTATTGGGGTCAAATTACGTTCCATTATCAAACAATGGAAAATCGAAAAATAAATTTTTTTTCGAAAACTACATAGAAAATATTGAAAATCTTGGAATTAGCGCATATGGTGCACCATTTTCAATTTCAAGGGAGGCAATAATTTCGCTTGAAAAAATTTTTAAATACGAACTTGAAAGAAATACTGACCTTTCACTAAGGGCATTATTAGGGATTAAAAAAATAGGGCTTTTATATGCCCAAGAATTTGAATTAAAGATAGATAATGTGGATGAAAGAAAAATGCTTCTAACTGCTTTCAACCGGCTCCAAAATATTTTGGAATATTTACTTTTAAGGTTTAAAAATTGTGAAAAAGTATCTCTTGAAAAATTAGAAGCATGGATTGAAATATATTTTGAAATTTTACGCATAAACGAACAAATTTTATTTAAATTACACTCTAAACGAATTTTGAATTCTAAAGATGCAGAAATTTTAATAATGGAATCATTAAATTCATTTTCAAACCCATTCGTTAGATTTATTTTAGTTTTTAACAATGATGAAGTTATTAAAAAAATGCTTTTAAAAACATTAGAAACGTTAAAGTCTTACTTTAAATTAGTATTGGAATTGAAAAATGAAAATATAGGGGATTTTTCGGAATATTTTTTAAAATTAACCGCAGTTTACGGTAAACTATTGGATGAATTCTACGAAAAATCTAATTATTCCATAATACACATAATTATAAGTGATATGGTTGAAATAACGGAAAATTCTAATGGATACTGTACTTTTAACAATTTATTTGAAAATTATAAATTTAAAAACGAATCAGACGTTCAAAAAGCTGAATACTTTAAAGAACTGAAAAAAAGGTATATCTTAAATCTTTCAAAAAACACTGAATAA